One genomic window of Patescibacteria group bacterium includes the following:
- a CDS encoding branched-chain amino acid ABC transporter permease: MDIFPQLVVNSLITASIYAILAIGFNLIYSTAKFFDLGFGATTAVAGFATFFFIDRLGLPLIISAFGGIVAAGLLSFFSYKLVYQPLRERKATSTVMLVASLGIFTAVQAAIAILFTSQFRSLARNFDSADSFKVLGGVFSFTQLILFICALLVTALLWILITKTKFGKALTAISDDEEVAKIVGINTSKILGYMFFIAGCFGGLCGVLVGFDTGIEPNMGFVILLGAIVATIIGGAGNVFSAAAGALLLGFIENFGIWKFSGEWKFAISMVVLILFLLFRPKGIFKR; the protein is encoded by the coding sequence ATGGATATTTTTCCTCAACTTGTCGTCAATAGTTTAATTACCGCTTCAATCTATGCTATTTTAGCTATCGGTTTTAATCTGATTTACAGCACGGCTAAATTTTTTGATCTCGGATTTGGCGCGACGACTGCCGTGGCTGGGTTTGCAACATTTTTTTTCATTGATCGGCTAGGATTGCCACTCATCATTTCTGCCTTTGGTGGAATCGTGGCGGCCGGGTTACTGAGTTTTTTTAGCTACAAACTTGTTTACCAGCCTCTGCGAGAGAGGAAGGCGACGAGCACGGTGATGCTGGTTGCCTCACTTGGTATTTTCACCGCGGTGCAAGCGGCCATTGCCATTTTGTTTACAAGCCAATTCAGAAGTTTGGCTCGAAATTTTGATTCCGCCGATTCGTTTAAGGTTCTCGGTGGCGTTTTCAGTTTTACTCAACTCATTCTTTTTATATGCGCGCTGTTGGTTACAGCATTACTTTGGATTTTAATTACAAAAACAAAATTTGGAAAAGCTTTAACCGCAATTAGCGACGATGAGGAAGTGGCAAAAATTGTTGGTATCAACACTTCAAAAATTCTTGGGTACATGTTTTTTATTGCGGGATGTTTTGGTGGACTTTGCGGAGTGTTGGTTGGTTTTGATACTGGCATTGAGCCAAACATGGGTTTTGTGATTTTGCTCGGGGCGATTGTGGCGACGATTATAGGAGGCGCGGGGAACGTTTTTTCGGCGGCGGCGGGTGCACTGCTTCTCGGGTTCATTGAAAATTTTGGCATTTGGAAATTTTCCGGTGAATGGAAGTTTGCCATTTCTATGGTCGTTTTGATTTTGTTTTTATTGTTTCGGCCGAAGGGCATTTTTAAACGATAA
- a CDS encoding branched-chain amino acid ABC transporter permease, with protein MDYFIHLAILFSIYGILALSLNLVVGYTGLISLAHAAFFGFGAYATAISMTKFGTNFFLSVLIGMVVAASLATLIGIVLSRLKGDYYTLGSLGFNLIAWSIFINFEQLTRGPLGIPGIPRPQFFGIHFSDNFSFLLLTLVFLALVYALSRFVVTSSFGRVLKAIREDEKAIQIFGYKTQNYKLLIFVIAGALAAIAGSLFASYISFIDPYNFTINESVFMLSIIILGGLANVRGALLGALFLVLLPEFLRFVGFPPDIAAQTRLVVYGLMLVILMLYRPQGLLGEYKL; from the coding sequence ATGGATTATTTTATTCATTTAGCAATTTTGTTTTCGATCTACGGCATTTTAGCTCTTTCGCTTAACCTCGTTGTTGGGTATACCGGTCTTATTTCTTTGGCCCACGCCGCCTTTTTCGGTTTTGGCGCCTATGCCACAGCCATTTCCATGACCAAATTTGGAACCAACTTTTTTCTGTCAGTCCTCATCGGGATGGTGGTCGCCGCGAGTTTGGCTACTCTTATCGGAATTGTACTTTCAAGATTGAAAGGGGATTACTACACGTTAGGTTCACTTGGATTTAATTTGATAGCGTGGAGCATTTTTATAAACTTCGAACAGTTGACCCGGGGGCCGCTTGGCATTCCCGGCATACCAAGACCTCAATTTTTCGGGATACATTTCAGTGACAACTTTTCATTTTTACTTTTAACGCTTGTTTTTTTGGCGCTTGTCTACGCGCTATCAAGATTTGTGGTCACGTCTTCTTTTGGACGCGTGCTCAAGGCTATTCGCGAAGATGAAAAGGCCATTCAAATTTTTGGTTACAAAACTCAAAATTACAAATTGTTAATTTTTGTTATTGCAGGAGCGTTAGCCGCCATAGCTGGTTCGTTGTTCGCGTCCTACATTAGTTTTATTGATCCGTATAATTTTACGATTAACGAATCGGTTTTCATGCTTTCAATCATTATTTTGGGCGGGTTAGCGAATGTGCGAGGCGCTCTTTTGGGAGCGCTATTTTTGGTTCTTCTACCTGAATTTTTACGCTTTGTTGGTTTCCCACCGGACATTGCCGCGCAAACACGACTGGTGGTGTATGGTTTAATGCTGGTGATTTTGATGCTCTATCGTCCGCAGGGGTTGCTTGGAGAATACAAATTATAA
- a CDS encoding ABC transporter ATP-binding protein: MNTLRIKKLHKQYGGVSAVDNLSLEISSGKITSIVGPNGSGKSTLVNLLTGFVPIDSGEVDFGHEKLLSIKAYEIKTYGLTRTFQEVRLFEQMKVLDNILVVLTGRSVWSALFERHEKFHHDKAEDALRRVGLWEKRNELAKNLSYGQRKLLEIARVIAMNAEIILFDEPFAGLFPEMLKIVVKILKEFREQGKTIILIEHNMDLIRELSDHLFVMDSGKLLTEGKPEVVLARRDVIEAYLGE, from the coding sequence ATGAACACGCTTCGTATAAAAAAATTACATAAGCAATATGGAGGAGTTTCGGCGGTGGATAATTTGAGCCTGGAGATTTCTTCCGGAAAAATTACTAGTATTGTCGGACCAAACGGTTCAGGCAAATCCACCCTCGTTAATCTTTTAACCGGTTTCGTGCCGATTGATTCAGGCGAAGTGGATTTTGGTCATGAGAAACTACTATCAATTAAAGCTTACGAAATAAAAACCTATGGTTTGACGCGTACGTTTCAGGAGGTAAGACTGTTTGAACAAATGAAAGTTTTGGATAACATCTTAGTTGTTCTGACTGGACGTTCAGTGTGGTCGGCGTTGTTTGAGCGCCACGAAAAATTTCACCACGACAAAGCTGAAGATGCCCTGCGCCGCGTTGGCCTTTGGGAAAAGAGAAATGAGCTGGCAAAAAATCTTTCATACGGTCAGAGAAAGTTACTTGAAATCGCGCGGGTGATTGCCATGAACGCGGAAATTATTTTATTCGATGAACCTTTTGCCGGACTGTTTCCCGAAATGCTTAAAATTGTGGTAAAAATTTTGAAGGAATTTCGTGAGCAAGGGAAAACCATAATTTTAATTGAGCACAACATGGATTTAATTCGAGAATTGAGTGACCATCTATTCGTCATGGATAGCGGAAAACTTTTAACCGAAGGCAAGCCGGAGGTGGTGTTAGCCCGGCGCGATGTGATCGAGGCGTATCTCGGTGAATAA
- a CDS encoding ABC transporter ATP-binding protein, whose translation MKEILLKIENIHVHYGGVKALSGASISLDEGEIVALMGPNGAGKSTILKTVFGLAPISSGKVLWHEQEIFPIPHEIVARGISFVPQGRRVFSHLTVLENLEMGAYTVADKKEVSRRITEVLETFPALKHKISAKSGTLSGGQQQMLAIARGLMTDPKILLLDEPSLGLAPKIVKEVFETIRRINERHKTAVLIVEHNVKSLFEIVNRAYVLDKGEVVAEGEPQKLIASGIFEKVLLGHINSK comes from the coding sequence ATGAAAGAAATTTTACTTAAAATTGAAAATATTCATGTCCACTATGGTGGGGTCAAAGCACTTTCCGGCGCGAGCATTTCTCTTGATGAAGGTGAGATTGTAGCGCTCATGGGTCCAAACGGCGCTGGGAAATCTACCATTTTGAAAACAGTTTTTGGGTTAGCGCCGATCTCATCCGGAAAAGTGCTTTGGCACGAGCAAGAAATTTTTCCTATTCCGCACGAAATAGTAGCGCGTGGAATTTCTTTTGTGCCGCAGGGTCGTCGAGTGTTTTCTCATTTGACAGTTTTGGAAAATTTGGAGATGGGAGCATACACTGTCGCCGACAAAAAAGAAGTCAGTCGAAGGATAACCGAAGTATTGGAAACTTTTCCGGCGTTGAAGCACAAAATCAGCGCAAAATCGGGTACGCTTTCGGGTGGTCAACAGCAAATGTTGGCTATCGCTCGCGGCCTGATGACCGATCCAAAGATTTTACTTTTGGACGAACCATCGCTCGGTCTCGCTCCAAAAATTGTCAAAGAAGTTTTTGAAACCATACGGCGAATTAATGAACGCCACAAAACTGCGGTGCTTATTGTAGAGCACAATGTTAAATCGCTTTTTGAAATTGTGAATCGAGCGTACGTTCTGGATAAAGGTGAAGTGGTGGCTGAGGGTGAGCCTCAGAAGTTGATCGCTTCAGGAATTTTTGAAAAAGTTTTGCTCGGCCATATCAACTCCAAGTAA
- a CDS encoding PEP/pyruvate-binding domain-containing protein — MEILREFKALGKHDVGIAGGKGASLGEMTQAGIPVPPGFVLLSSAFERFIEETDLNVEIDAILHKVDHKEIHTVDRASEEIQALILAAKMPKDIEAEIEKYFKKLGATFVAVRSSATAEDSASAAWAGQLDSFLNTTEKTLLENVKRCWASLFTPRAIFYRFEKDLHKTKISVAVVVQKMVESEISGIAFSVHPVTEDRNQLIIEGGLGLGEAIVSGQITPDSYVVEKVPLKILDINVSTQERGLFKKLGGGNEWRDISTLEGEKQKLTEVQILELSELIIHIENHYGFPCDIEWAFAEGKFYIVQSRPITTLKN; from the coding sequence ATGGAAATTCTTAGAGAATTTAAGGCTCTGGGCAAGCATGATGTCGGGATTGCGGGAGGGAAAGGAGCATCACTTGGTGAAATGACACAGGCGGGAATTCCGGTGCCACCTGGGTTTGTGTTGCTCTCGAGTGCGTTTGAAAGATTTATTGAAGAAACGGATCTCAATGTTGAGATTGATGCGATTTTGCATAAAGTAGATCACAAAGAAATTCACACAGTGGATCGAGCGTCGGAAGAAATTCAGGCTCTGATTCTTGCTGCGAAAATGCCGAAGGATATTGAAGCGGAAATTGAAAAATATTTTAAAAAATTAGGAGCGACATTTGTGGCGGTGCGTTCAAGTGCTACAGCGGAAGATTCAGCTTCGGCGGCGTGGGCAGGACAACTAGATAGTTTTCTCAATACCACCGAAAAAACTTTACTGGAAAATGTAAAGCGCTGTTGGGCCTCGCTTTTTACACCTCGGGCAATTTTTTATCGATTTGAAAAAGATTTGCATAAAACCAAAATTTCCGTGGCCGTGGTGGTTCAAAAAATGGTGGAATCCGAAATTTCCGGCATCGCTTTTTCGGTCCATCCGGTGACGGAAGATCGCAATCAACTCATTATCGAAGGAGGATTGGGCCTTGGCGAGGCGATTGTTTCTGGACAGATTACTCCCGATAGTTATGTCGTCGAAAAAGTCCCGCTAAAAATCCTCGATATTAATGTTTCAACTCAAGAGCGTGGCTTGTTCAAAAAGCTTGGTGGCGGTAACGAGTGGCGAGACATCTCTACACTTGAAGGTGAGAAACAAAAATTAACCGAAGTTCAAATTCTCGAGCTGTCCGAGCTTATCATTCACATTGAAAATCATTACGGTTTTCCCTGTGACATCGAATGGGCGTTCGCCGAAGGAAAATTTTACATTGTTCAAAGTCGCCCGATTACAACGCTTAAAAATTAG
- the ahcY gene encoding adenosylhomocysteinase — MNYDVKDLGLASKGKLRIEWAEQDMPVLRQIRRRFKKEQPFKGIKLAACLHVTTETANLAITLKEGGAEVFLCASNPLSTQDDVAASLVKDFGIATYAIKGEDSQTYFKHINAVLDAKPSLTMDDGADLVSELHKNRTKQIKDIVCGTEETTTGVIRLKSLASAGKLKFPILAVNEAMTKHFFDNRYGTGQSTMDGIIRATNRLVAGSVFVVAGYGWCGRGLASRAHGLGAHVIVTEIDPVKALEAVMDGYQVMPMHEAVAQADFICTVTGNKSVIGEKDFAVMKDGCIISNSGHFDVEIDLKALAKLSTKRRMIRDFVEEFTLKGGKRIYVLGEGRLINLAAAEGHPASVMDMSFANQALGAEYMLKNVGTFKPQVYVIPEVVDREIAALKLASLGVSVDVLTADQKKYLGSWEEGTA, encoded by the coding sequence ATGAACTACGATGTAAAAGACCTTGGCCTCGCGTCAAAAGGAAAGTTGAGAATTGAGTGGGCAGAACAAGACATGCCGGTGTTGCGGCAAATTCGCAGACGATTTAAGAAGGAACAACCGTTCAAGGGAATAAAGTTGGCGGCCTGCCTTCACGTCACCACCGAAACTGCCAATCTTGCCATTACCCTTAAAGAAGGCGGCGCGGAAGTTTTCTTGTGCGCATCGAATCCGCTTTCAACACAGGATGATGTGGCGGCATCACTGGTTAAAGATTTTGGTATCGCAACCTACGCGATCAAGGGCGAAGATAGTCAGACCTATTTTAAACATATCAACGCGGTACTCGACGCCAAGCCATCTCTCACCATGGACGATGGTGCGGATCTCGTTTCTGAACTTCACAAAAATCGCACCAAGCAAATTAAAGATATTGTCTGTGGCACTGAAGAGACAACAACTGGCGTGATTCGGTTGAAATCCTTGGCCAGCGCTGGAAAATTAAAATTTCCAATTCTTGCGGTCAATGAAGCCATGACCAAACATTTTTTTGATAATCGTTACGGAACAGGGCAGAGCACTATGGACGGAATTATTCGCGCAACCAATCGTCTTGTTGCCGGTTCTGTTTTTGTGGTTGCAGGATACGGCTGGTGTGGCCGAGGTCTAGCGAGCCGAGCGCATGGTTTGGGAGCGCATGTCATCGTGACTGAAATTGATCCAGTCAAAGCACTTGAGGCAGTTATGGATGGCTACCAAGTAATGCCAATGCATGAAGCGGTAGCTCAAGCCGATTTTATTTGTACGGTCACCGGAAATAAATCAGTCATCGGAGAAAAAGATTTTGCGGTGATGAAAGATGGTTGCATCATTTCCAACTCAGGACACTTTGACGTTGAAATTGATCTCAAAGCTCTCGCTAAACTTTCAACAAAGAGACGAATGATTCGTGATTTCGTGGAAGAATTTACCCTCAAGGGAGGAAAAAGAATTTATGTTTTAGGTGAAGGACGCCTTATCAATTTGGCAGCGGCAGAAGGTCACCCTGCGTCTGTTATGGATATGAGTTTTGCCAATCAGGCGCTTGGTGCGGAATACATGCTTAAAAATGTTGGAACATTTAAACCTCAGGTCTATGTTATTCCTGAAGTGGTTGATCGAGAAATTGCAGCGCTTAAACTGGCCTCACTCGGGGTTTCTGTTGATGTTTTGACCGCTGATCAGAAAAAATATTTGGGAAGTTGGGAAGAGGGAACGGCTTAG
- a CDS encoding PfkB family carbohydrate kinase translates to MKDKKTKKKSEDLSSHNSSFLIHNSARRRALVVGSVAYDVIFGIHGKIQDEILIENGKLGRQNLMFTAKDKKHFFGGTGGNISYGLGKTGMKPLLFSVAGKDFEGEFENHLKTSGVDLRVVVKKDEWTATFYGMSDEETQQIGVYQPNAYAAIDTTSLSATISEKDFSEIGVAIFSAGTGKSIFKQMKELRARLGNEVVIIFDPGQVISIFYDKKPLEETLALSDIFIGNEVEFKQMEGILGYTYEKLLQKGLKAVVKTVGEKGSVIYEKNRTTEIKAVKAKKVVETTGAGDAYRAGLIYGLLNGLDLAAACRIGAKLGAKNVETVGGQAYEISKADLKS, encoded by the coding sequence ATGAAAGACAAGAAAACCAAGAAAAAATCAGAAGATCTCTCTTCTCATAATTCATCATTCCTAATTCATAATTCTGCCCGTCGGCGGGCATTGGTGGTTGGGTCTGTTGCATATGACGTGATTTTTGGTATTCACGGAAAAATTCAAGACGAGATTTTGATTGAAAACGGTAAACTTGGACGGCAGAATTTGATGTTCACCGCCAAAGATAAGAAACATTTTTTTGGTGGAACAGGTGGAAATATTTCATATGGTTTGGGAAAGACTGGCATGAAGCCGTTGCTTTTTTCTGTTGCAGGGAAAGATTTTGAAGGGGAATTTGAAAATCATTTAAAAACTTCAGGGGTTGATTTACGGGTGGTTGTAAAGAAAGATGAGTGGACAGCAACTTTTTATGGTATGTCTGACGAAGAGACTCAGCAAATTGGCGTCTATCAGCCGAACGCCTATGCCGCGATTGATACCACTTCGCTTTCCGCTACAATTTCGGAAAAGGATTTTTCAGAAATAGGAGTAGCGATTTTTTCCGCTGGTACTGGAAAAAGTATTTTTAAGCAGATGAAAGAGTTGCGAGCGAGACTCGGCAACGAGGTGGTTATTATTTTCGATCCAGGACAGGTTATTTCAATTTTTTACGATAAAAAACCTTTAGAGGAAACGTTAGCTCTGTCTGACATTTTTATCGGCAATGAAGTGGAGTTTAAACAGATGGAGGGAATTTTGGGATATACCTATGAAAAACTTTTACAAAAAGGACTAAAAGCCGTCGTGAAAACGGTCGGAGAAAAGGGAAGTGTTATCTACGAAAAAAATCGTACGACTGAGATCAAGGCGGTCAAAGCGAAAAAAGTTGTAGAGACCACAGGTGCGGGCGACGCCTATCGCGCTGGTCTTATCTACGGATTGCTCAATGGTTTAGATTTAGCGGCTGCCTGTCGCATTGGCGCCAAACTCGGTGCCAAAAATGTGGAAACGGTTGGTGGGCAAGCCTATGAAATTAGCAAAGCTGATTTGAAAAGCTAA
- a CDS encoding glucose-6-phosphate dehydrogenase, producing MLKANPTTLVVFGATGDLFRTKLAPALLALSDKKELPEFLRIVAFSRRPWDNEKFREFIREALVSKAPDISTEILEAFLDRIFYCEGNFDTLESYQKVAEMFARFDAEAGVCTNKLLYLATSPAFYETILQKISSSGLAIPCAPVEGQSETGWTRVLIEKPFGHDLKNAERLDNLLAQLFTEEQIFRIDHYLAKETMRSILQFRFSNGPFESIWNSENIDTIDVKFLEKDGVGSRGESYDGVGALRDVGQNHLLQMATLVAMENPRKFSVEAIRKARAEVLEKFKLAETPPPLRAQYVGFREEKAVSPNSQTETYFRCTLNSSAPRWRDTAFVLEAGKATGEHRVEIVIHFKKSHDLVCPVDAVCSAGDNTVKFDILSSSNKRSDAYERVLLDAIMGDQTLFISTAEVIAEWKLVEEIFKKWEKTELVHYAKGSMPKI from the coding sequence ATGTTAAAAGCCAATCCAACAACACTCGTGGTTTTTGGAGCCACGGGGGATTTGTTTCGAACGAAATTGGCGCCGGCCTTGCTTGCGCTTTCCGACAAGAAGGAGTTGCCGGAATTTTTACGTATCGTCGCTTTTTCCCGCCGTCCTTGGGATAACGAAAAATTTCGAGAATTTATACGAGAGGCCCTTGTGAGCAAAGCTCCAGACATTTCCACTGAGATTCTCGAAGCATTTCTTGATCGTATTTTTTACTGCGAGGGTAATTTTGACACTTTGGAAAGTTATCAAAAGGTTGCTGAGATGTTTGCGCGTTTTGATGCTGAGGCTGGTGTGTGCACCAACAAACTTTTGTATCTTGCTACTTCACCTGCGTTTTACGAAACGATTCTTCAAAAAATTTCTAGTTCTGGTTTGGCAATTCCTTGTGCGCCTGTCGAGGGTCAATCGGAAACTGGCTGGACTCGGGTGCTTATCGAAAAACCATTTGGACATGATTTAAAAAACGCGGAGCGACTGGACAACTTGCTTGCCCAACTTTTTACCGAAGAACAAATTTTTCGTATTGATCATTATTTGGCCAAAGAAACTATGCGTAGCATTTTGCAGTTCCGTTTTTCTAACGGGCCGTTCGAATCAATTTGGAATTCAGAGAACATCGATACTATCGATGTAAAATTTTTAGAAAAGGATGGTGTCGGAAGCCGCGGGGAATCATACGATGGGGTGGGTGCTCTGCGAGATGTGGGGCAAAATCATTTACTTCAGATGGCGACATTGGTGGCTATGGAAAATCCACGCAAGTTTTCGGTGGAAGCCATTCGGAAAGCTCGCGCCGAGGTGCTCGAAAAATTTAAATTAGCAGAAACCCCGCCGCCGTTGCGCGCGCAGTACGTGGGTTTTCGTGAGGAGAAAGCTGTGTCTCCTAATTCTCAAACGGAAACTTATTTTCGCTGTACACTTAATTCAAGTGCACCACGTTGGCGCGACACCGCTTTTGTTTTGGAGGCCGGCAAGGCTACGGGGGAACATAGAGTTGAGATTGTTATTCATTTTAAAAAGTCACATGACTTGGTTTGTCCCGTCGACGCTGTGTGTAGCGCGGGAGATAACACAGTCAAATTTGATATCCTATCTTCTTCAAACAAACGTTCCGATGCGTATGAACGAGTACTGCTCGATGCAATTATGGGAGATCAAACACTTTTCATATCAACAGCAGAAGTCATTGCCGAATGGAAACTTGTCGAAGAAATTTTCAAAAAGTGGGAGAAGACTGAATTGGTGCACTATGCGAAAGGATCGATGCCAAAAATTTAA